The DNA region GATATTGAGCAAAGTTAAGTAAGGTGGTATAATTATCAAGCTTGATTCTAAAATATAAAGAAGGATTGATCTGATGATAAAATTTATAAAATCACAGCCTGTGCTGGTCGCGGCATTCCTTGCGGCTGTTGTGACTATGTTCATTATCCCGCCTGATTCGGGATATGCTGGATATGTGAACCGTGCTGTACTGATAGAGCTTTTCTCACTGATGACCGCTGTTGCAGGGCTTAGAAGTATCGGTATATTTGAGCGCGTTACAGACGTACTGTTGGAAAAGGCAGGAACGATACGTCGGCTTGGGCAGATATTCGTGCTGATATGCTTTTTCACTTCGATGCTTGTGACAAACGATGTCGCTCTGCTGACATTTATCCCACTTACTTTGATAGCTATGAAGGGTTCGGACAAAAAAAGTCTTATCATGACCATTGTACTGGAAACGGCGGCTGCAAATCTCGGCAGTATGCTTACACCCGTCGGTAATCCGCAGAACCTCTTTATTTATTCGAAATATCATATGACAGCACTCATGTTCGTCAAAACTATGGCACCTGCGGGAATAATAAGTCTTGTTATACTTTTATTGCTGACTTTGCTTTTGCCGAAAGATAAATGTACCCATACAGAGAATGCAGATAAAGAGAACTTCCCTGCCGTTCAGCTATGGGGTTATCTGGTGCTGTTTGCAGTTTGTCTGCTGTCGGTTTTCAGAGTACTGCCCGACTACATCTGCTTTATCGCGGCTGTGGTATGCGCACTGATTTTAAACCGCAAACTGCTGCTCAAAGTGGACTATTCACTGCTTGCGACCTTCCTGTGCTTTTTTATTTTCGTAGGTAATATTGCAAGGATTGGTGCCGTGAACGAGTTCTTTTCAAATATAATGAAAGGCAGAGAACTTCTTGTGTCGGCGGCTCTTTCGCAGGTGATAAGCAATGTACCTGCTGCAATGATGCTTTCAGGATTTACAGACAACGGCACACAGCTTATGCTTGGTGTGAATATCGGCGGATTGGGAACGCTCATTGCTTCACTTGCCAGCCTGATATCTTTCCAGTTTTACAGAAAGAGCGAGGGCGCGGATTCGATACGATATATCGCAGTATTTTCGGTAATTAATTTCGGCATGCTGATAATTCTGCTTGCGCTTCAAAAGATTATCACTCTACTATAAAATATTACGGTATTTCCAAAAATCGGAAATACCGTTTTGTATTGACAGTCATGAAGATAAGAGTTATGATATAATTAATATTTGTTTTAGTTTTGAAAGGAGGACATCATGAAAGCAAAAGCATCTGATTGGTACAAACACAACTGGGGACTTGATATCAAAAATATGTCCTGGGTTGAAAACACAGGAAGTGAGGTCGATTACATAATAAACCTCTGCGGACTTAAAGGCAACGAGCGCATACTTGATCTTGCATGCGGTTTCGGCAGACATTCACTGGAGTTTGCACGTCGTGGATTCAGCGTGGTTGGTGTGGATATAACCGAGATCTATATTGATGACGCTGTCAAGTCGGGTAAAGAAATGGGGCTTTCAAATACGGAGTTCATATGCTGTGATATCAGGGATATAGCCTACAAAGATGAATTCGATGTGGTGCTTAATCTCGCTGACGGTGCTATCGGTTATCTTGAAAACGATGATGAAAATCTGAAGATTTTTGATACGATAGCAAGGGCTCTGAAACATGGCGGTCATCATGTCTGCGACCTTGTATGCGGAGAATATGCGGACGATCACTTCCCTGTCAGGTTATGGGACAGCGGCAGCAATACTCTTTCACTTTCGGAATTTGATTGGGACAGAGAGAAAAGGATAATGCTTTTCGGAAACTTCGATATCGCATACGGTGAAGTGCTCAGAGTTCCTGAGATACCCGAGGGC from Ruminococcus albus AD2013 includes:
- a CDS encoding SLC13 family permease, which produces MIKFIKSQPVLVAAFLAAVVTMFIIPPDSGYAGYVNRAVLIELFSLMTAVAGLRSIGIFERVTDVLLEKAGTIRRLGQIFVLICFFTSMLVTNDVALLTFIPLTLIAMKGSDKKSLIMTIVLETAAANLGSMLTPVGNPQNLFIYSKYHMTALMFVKTMAPAGIISLVILLLLTLLLPKDKCTHTENADKENFPAVQLWGYLVLFAVCLLSVFRVLPDYICFIAAVVCALILNRKLLLKVDYSLLATFLCFFIFVGNIARIGAVNEFFSNIMKGRELLVSAALSQVISNVPAAMMLSGFTDNGTQLMLGVNIGGLGTLIASLASLISFQFYRKSEGADSIRYIAVFSVINFGMLIILLALQKIITLL
- a CDS encoding class I SAM-dependent methyltransferase; this encodes MKAKASDWYKHNWGLDIKNMSWVENTGSEVDYIINLCGLKGNERILDLACGFGRHSLEFARRGFSVVGVDITEIYIDDAVKSGKEMGLSNTEFICCDIRDIAYKDEFDVVLNLADGAIGYLENDDENLKIFDTIARALKHGGHHVCDLVCGEYADDHFPVRLWDSGSNTLSLSEFDWDREKRIMLFGNFDIAYGEVLRVPEIPEGDPTRVYTTTEIKEIMKKRGMEVKGAFAGYSDIPAGKDSFQMLIHSVKK